The following coding sequences are from one Halobacteriovorax sp. JY17 window:
- a CDS encoding MotA/TolQ/ExbB proton channel family protein produces the protein MDIASIIGLVVATAAILGSILVGGDLGIFIDVPSTLVVGLGMIGVTFFKWPMEVLKNIVPFAMKGFFFSPSDPKDTIEEIGNLAETARRESVFALEKVPIDDPFLKKAMTLAADNRPPEVIASILQLEIDAMVERHKVGADVFSGMADDGPAMGMIGTLIGLVQMLQNLSDPSAIGPAMAVALLTTFYGAIIANVFCNPLKNKISFRSGLETTKMNIIIAGTLGIVAGENPRLIKEKLNAFLPPAQRDGGNEEAAAAE, from the coding sequence ATGGATATAGCATCCATTATTGGTTTGGTTGTAGCAACCGCTGCAATCCTAGGTTCGATTCTCGTAGGTGGGGATTTAGGTATCTTTATTGATGTTCCTTCAACACTAGTTGTTGGTCTTGGTATGATTGGGGTAACCTTCTTTAAATGGCCAATGGAAGTTTTAAAAAATATTGTTCCATTTGCAATGAAAGGTTTCTTCTTTTCTCCAAGTGATCCAAAGGACACAATCGAAGAAATCGGAAATCTTGCAGAGACAGCAAGAAGAGAATCTGTTTTCGCTCTAGAGAAAGTTCCAATTGATGATCCATTCTTAAAGAAAGCAATGACTCTTGCTGCAGATAATAGACCTCCTGAAGTTATCGCTTCAATTCTTCAATTAGAAATTGATGCGATGGTGGAGAGACATAAAGTTGGCGCTGATGTATTCTCTGGAATGGCCGATGATGGTCCGGCGATGGGAATGATTGGGACACTGATTGGTCTCGTACAGATGCTTCAGAACCTTTCTGATCCTTCGGCAATTGGTCCTGCAATGGCCGTTGCACTTCTTACAACATTCTACGGTGCAATTATTGCAAACGTTTTTTGTAATCCTCTTAAGAATAAAATTTCTTTTAGGTCGGGACTTGAAACAACTAAAATGAATATAATTATTGCGGGAACTCTTGGAATTGTTGCAGGAGAAAATCCACGATTAATTAAAGAAAAGTTAAATGCCTTTCTTCCTCCGGCTCAAAGAGATGGTGGAAATGAGGAAGCGGCTGCTGCTGAATAA
- a CDS encoding flagellar motor protein MotB, with product MAEEAENMAGGDDSPQVEETKCPECAPGLPGWMATFSDLVTLLLTFFVLLLSFAKTETAKYEAALGSIRDAFGGNVLKHGEVIQRGKSPDDSPTMIDSQEPVRPFPIDFLTMEGILDKHEINRESDEELKTMKNDLYEFNLSDSVNIYEMPEGIKVKVKDKIFFKYGTLEIDNSKVSIDVYSRLVTLLTNKDWSVFVQGYSSRGEVSKDKTKDAYELSAARASAVTRSLIRRGVKPEQITTVFYGDIRPENIPGRKQEEIERASRRVDFILRKVDLNTEGHKVDAR from the coding sequence ATGGCTGAAGAAGCTGAAAATATGGCAGGAGGAGATGATTCTCCTCAAGTTGAAGAAACGAAATGCCCTGAATGTGCTCCAGGGCTTCCTGGTTGGATGGCCACATTCTCTGACCTCGTTACACTTCTTTTAACATTCTTTGTTCTTCTACTTTCATTTGCTAAAACTGAGACTGCAAAGTATGAAGCAGCTCTTGGTTCAATTCGAGATGCTTTTGGTGGAAACGTTTTAAAGCACGGTGAAGTAATTCAAAGAGGGAAGTCGCCAGATGATTCACCGACGATGATTGACTCCCAGGAGCCGGTAAGACCATTCCCAATCGATTTTTTGACTATGGAAGGGATTCTAGATAAGCATGAAATCAATAGAGAGTCTGATGAAGAATTAAAGACGATGAAGAATGATCTCTATGAATTCAATCTTTCAGATTCTGTAAACATTTATGAAATGCCTGAAGGAATAAAAGTAAAAGTTAAAGATAAAATTTTCTTTAAGTATGGAACTCTTGAAATAGATAACTCGAAAGTTTCAATTGATGTCTACTCTAGACTTGTAACACTTTTAACTAATAAAGATTGGTCTGTGTTTGTTCAAGGGTATTCGAGTCGAGGAGAAGTCTCAAAAGATAAAACAAAAGATGCTTATGAACTCTCTGCCGCGAGAGCAAGTGCTGTGACAAGATCACTTATTAGACGAGGGGTAAAACCTGAACAAATAACAACTGTTTTCTATGGTGATATAAGGCCTGAAAATATTCCTGGTCGTAAGCAGGAAGAAATTGAAAGAGCATCTAGACGAGTTGATTTTATTTTGAGAAAAGTAGATCTAAACACTGAAGGTCATAAAGTAGATGCAAGATAA
- a CDS encoding RluA family pseudouridine synthase, protein MQDKNFCTLTSFNSFEELLTKELSFSKSLIKKYISKKKLQSSLREREEVFIPLEILNLGFVNPVYKGEELEILKEDENFIAINKPKGIHGHPLSYGENSTIVNFLRSRNSWSVFLDKSEQAESGLLYRLDHETSGVLIFAKSKEIYQKVRGTFLESAKKKSYLAIVSGEFQLEGKHSHYLESYGEKGARMRSCDSGEREVAIEVSLLKYDEKSDLSLLEIELGQGVRHQIRCQLSTIGFPILGDTLYEGTSSERVYLHAYKYEIRIEDISFEVTSLKDELFLKLFDLNSCF, encoded by the coding sequence ATGCAAGATAAAAATTTCTGCACATTAACTTCATTTAATTCATTTGAAGAGCTCCTAACAAAGGAGCTCTCTTTTTCTAAATCTCTTATAAAGAAATATATTTCCAAAAAGAAATTACAATCTTCCTTAAGAGAGAGAGAGGAAGTCTTTATTCCTTTAGAGATTCTCAACTTAGGTTTTGTAAACCCTGTCTATAAGGGAGAAGAGTTAGAGATTTTAAAAGAGGACGAGAATTTTATCGCTATTAATAAACCAAAAGGCATTCATGGGCACCCGCTGAGCTACGGGGAGAATAGTACTATTGTAAATTTTCTTCGATCGAGAAACTCTTGGAGTGTATTTTTAGATAAGTCAGAACAGGCTGAATCTGGACTTCTCTACCGCTTAGATCATGAAACTAGTGGAGTTCTGATCTTTGCAAAAAGTAAGGAAATATACCAAAAGGTACGTGGTACTTTTTTGGAGAGTGCTAAGAAGAAGAGTTATCTGGCTATTGTTTCGGGAGAGTTTCAATTAGAAGGAAAGCATTCTCACTATCTAGAGAGCTATGGTGAGAAGGGGGCAAGAATGCGCTCATGTGACTCTGGAGAGAGAGAGGTCGCAATAGAGGTTTCCCTTTTAAAATATGATGAAAAGAGTGACCTCTCCCTTTTGGAAATTGAATTAGGGCAAGGAGTGAGGCATCAGATTCGCTGTCAACTTAGCACTATAGGCTTTCCTATCCTTGGAGATACATTATATGAAGGGACCTCAAGTGAGAGAGTTTACCTACATGCCTATAAGTATGAAATAAGAATTGAAGATATTTCTTTTGAGGTTACTTCATTAAAAGATGAATTATTTCTTAAGCTCTTTGACTTGAACAGTTGCTTTTAA
- a CDS encoding WYL domain-containing protein, which yields MHNNSLILKEEFWTFLTCLENLNEPMPLKQFLNVSEISEDLFTDAVSFLQNLNYFVEISELSGTNYIHPVKAEYMISMQLTFKEWLAFQAHFPKMQEESGTAHYEILSEKLSEVEAEYSSHDLFKAIHDEEKRFELLENLDLKHRDFLKKTEEAMSRDFCLNIELHDKRCIDFYPRKAVFLEGELCLVGEDYNDRCLIYFNILEINKIKIDLETNYSPNFSSIEINDFISAVRAITGQEERLVLKIISSESVDLRPAYQFLGNPYVTTNMNGDLIWAASVEPCDELFEWILSIKDHIEILDPSSLKKKYLDYCQIKLESLEQDYKKAG from the coding sequence ATGCACAATAACTCACTGATTTTAAAGGAAGAATTCTGGACATTCCTTACTTGTCTAGAAAATCTCAACGAGCCCATGCCTTTAAAACAATTTTTAAATGTATCAGAAATAAGCGAAGACCTATTTACCGACGCAGTCTCATTTCTACAAAACCTAAATTACTTTGTTGAAATATCTGAACTCAGTGGAACAAATTATATTCATCCTGTAAAAGCAGAATATATGATTTCAATGCAGCTAACTTTCAAAGAGTGGCTTGCCTTTCAGGCCCACTTTCCAAAGATGCAAGAAGAGTCGGGAACAGCTCACTATGAAATTCTTAGTGAAAAGCTCAGCGAAGTTGAAGCTGAGTATTCTTCGCATGATCTATTTAAAGCGATTCACGATGAAGAAAAGAGGTTTGAATTACTTGAAAACCTTGACTTAAAACATAGAGATTTTTTAAAGAAAACAGAAGAGGCCATGAGTCGAGACTTTTGTTTAAATATAGAGCTACACGATAAGAGATGTATAGACTTCTATCCAAGGAAAGCTGTTTTTCTAGAGGGAGAGCTTTGCCTTGTTGGTGAAGACTACAATGATAGATGTCTTATCTATTTCAATATTTTAGAAATTAACAAAATTAAAATAGATCTTGAAACAAATTATAGTCCCAACTTTAGCTCTATTGAAATAAATGATTTTATTTCTGCTGTGCGAGCTATTACGGGTCAAGAAGAGAGGCTTGTCCTGAAGATAATCTCATCGGAATCGGTGGATCTTAGGCCTGCCTATCAATTTCTTGGTAATCCATACGTTACAACAAATATGAATGGTGATCTTATTTGGGCAGCATCAGTGGAGCCGTGTGATGAGCTCTTTGAGTGGATATTAAGTATAAAAGATCATATTGAAATTTTAGATCCTAGTAGTCTGAAGAAGAAATATTTAGATTACTGTCAAATTAAACTAGAGTCACTAGAGCAGGACTATAAGAAAGCTGGTTAA
- a CDS encoding septation protein IspZ, with protein MDKSFSKSFFLISFLPAIAYWYLDEYYPVRIAITGGLILAILEITAEKIIVKHVHTISKANFFLILFLGCLSLLGEEGIWFKLQPAITGVGVSSFMFYRIKIGKGLLVEFLESLPLKSKPPMFFVSSMERHLTYYFFVTGLFMGYVAIYESTDVWAFFKTIGNYILFAIFYIFEIFWSRKLAKDYARSKMEKEVLLSTKP; from the coding sequence ATGGATAAATCATTTTCTAAGAGTTTCTTTCTCATATCTTTTCTTCCTGCAATTGCATATTGGTATTTAGATGAATACTATCCTGTTAGAATTGCGATTACTGGTGGCTTAATTCTTGCGATCTTAGAAATAACTGCCGAAAAAATTATAGTTAAACATGTTCATACTATCTCTAAAGCGAATTTCTTTCTTATTCTATTTCTTGGGTGCTTGAGTCTCTTAGGTGAAGAGGGAATATGGTTTAAGCTCCAGCCTGCGATCACAGGAGTTGGTGTTTCTAGCTTTATGTTTTATCGAATAAAAATTGGAAAAGGCCTACTTGTTGAATTCCTAGAAAGTTTACCTTTAAAGTCAAAACCTCCAATGTTCTTTGTAAGTTCCATGGAGAGACATCTCACTTATTACTTCTTTGTGACAGGACTCTTTATGGGATATGTTGCCATTTATGAGAGTACTGATGTCTGGGCCTTTTTTAAAACAATTGGAAATTATATTCTCTTCGCTATTTTCTATATCTTTGAAATCTTTTGGAGTCGAAAATTAGCAAAAGATTACGCCAGATCAAAGATGGAAAAGGAAGTTCTCTTATCTACTAAACCTTAG
- the pheA gene encoding prephenate dehydratase gives MKIAFQGKRGAYSEMAIRQYFTNSVDPIGFNLSEEVCSALEEDDVAIGVLPVENSIVGNVAVNVDLLLKHHFFIIGEIYLSINHCLLARKGVKLSDIKTVKSHPIALAQCHDFLVKNGIKGIPEFDTAGSSELLSESNITNEGTISSSLSAEYYGLDIICEEIQKVNTNFTRFVIFVKEKNIPEGLKLEKTSIAFSTNHKPGALLSCLQEFATFGLNLTKIESRPIPENPFMYTFFVDFLGSIHDENVKDCLLKLKEHTSSVKILGSYPKAKF, from the coding sequence ATGAAAATAGCATTTCAAGGTAAACGAGGCGCCTATAGTGAAATGGCCATCAGGCAGTACTTCACTAATTCTGTAGATCCTATTGGTTTTAATCTTAGTGAAGAAGTTTGCTCTGCTCTTGAAGAAGATGATGTCGCCATCGGTGTACTTCCTGTTGAAAATAGTATTGTTGGAAATGTTGCGGTTAATGTTGATCTTCTTTTAAAGCATCACTTCTTTATTATTGGAGAAATCTATCTCTCCATAAATCACTGCTTACTTGCTAGAAAAGGAGTTAAGCTCAGTGATATAAAGACGGTTAAGTCTCACCCTATCGCTCTTGCCCAGTGCCATGACTTTCTAGTTAAAAATGGAATCAAAGGCATTCCAGAATTTGATACCGCAGGATCTAGTGAACTTCTCTCAGAGAGCAATATCACAAATGAAGGAACTATAAGTTCTTCTCTCAGTGCTGAATATTATGGACTAGATATAATCTGTGAAGAAATTCAAAAGGTAAATACCAACTTCACTCGCTTTGTCATTTTTGTTAAAGAGAAGAATATTCCAGAAGGTCTTAAGCTTGAAAAAACAAGTATTGCTTTCTCCACCAACCACAAGCCAGGGGCCCTACTTAGTTGTCTCCAAGAATTTGCAACCTTTGGACTAAACTTAACAAAGATTGAGTCTCGCCCTATTCCTGAGAATCCGTTTATGTATACTTTCTTTGTTGATTTTCTTGGTTCTATTCACGATGAAAATGTTAAGGACTGCTTGCTTAAATTAAAAGAGCATACAAGCTCAGTTAAAATTCTTGGAAGTTACCCAAAAGCAAAATTCTAA
- a CDS encoding prephenate dehydrogenase/arogenate dehydrogenase family protein, giving the protein MKVGILGFGRLGKLLTRNLSKDATTLVYDVELNEREVLEAGATISSLEEICQCPILILCVPISVIETIAKEISTLVTKDTLVVDVCSVKVHPMNLLMKALPEETEILGTHPMFGPDSAAKSLYGCKIVLCKQRIEEEKYKNIKGYLESHGLKVIEATAHEHDKQIANSLILTHTIGRTLMDMQSKEMEIDTKGYRRLLKILETVENDSVQLFKDMNKYNPYAKEMRESLSSSLERTLESALK; this is encoded by the coding sequence ATGAAAGTTGGTATTCTAGGCTTTGGACGTCTTGGAAAGTTACTTACAAGAAACCTATCTAAGGATGCGACGACATTAGTCTATGACGTAGAATTAAATGAAAGAGAAGTACTTGAAGCTGGAGCAACAATCTCCTCACTTGAAGAAATTTGCCAATGCCCTATTCTCATTCTCTGCGTTCCTATCTCTGTAATAGAAACGATTGCAAAAGAGATTTCAACACTTGTTACTAAAGATACACTTGTGGTTGATGTATGTTCTGTAAAAGTTCATCCAATGAATTTACTCATGAAGGCCCTTCCAGAAGAAACTGAAATTCTTGGAACTCACCCAATGTTTGGTCCAGACTCCGCCGCAAAGAGCCTCTATGGTTGTAAAATTGTTCTATGTAAACAGAGAATAGAAGAAGAAAAGTACAAGAATATAAAAGGATACTTAGAGTCTCATGGTTTAAAGGTCATTGAAGCAACAGCTCATGAACACGACAAACAAATTGCGAATAGTCTTATTCTTACCCATACAATTGGTAGAACTCTCATGGATATGCAATCTAAAGAAATGGAGATAGATACGAAAGGATATAGACGATTGTTAAAGATTCTAGAAACAGTTGAAAATGATAGTGTTCAACTTTTCAAAGATATGAACAAGTACAACCCTTATGCCAAAGAGATGAGAGAGTCTCTCTCCTCTTCACTAGAAAGAACATTAGAGAGCGCTCTCAAATGA
- a CDS encoding pyridoxal phosphate-dependent aminotransferase codes for MENSKRVNSIEPSKSISLSAKIAELKKLGEDIIGLNVGEPDFATPAPIIQATIAALKDNETRYSLVQGLDQLREGIAYYLNKKYTLNANKDHILLGNGSKHILYLIFQTLLNDGDEVIIPSPYWVTFPESVKLAGGVPRFVETKKNFQLDLKTIEEAITKKTKAILINTPNNPTGAVYNAEDLQGVVDLAEKYDLKIISDEAYEILTYNKVKHVNISSLSEVAFQRTLTVQSFSKSFCMTGFRIGYLCAEKSFIDDVNKLQGHLSGNNCTFAQYGALEALRLDAGLIRILTKELETRMKLAHELFSEFFPIQKPDGAFYLFPDVSDLIKKLGLKGSEELSLYLLEKAKVAILPGIAFGMENHLRISFAQSREEIIEAHKRIKAIL; via the coding sequence ATGGAAAATTCTAAAAGAGTAAACAGTATAGAACCTTCGAAAAGTATTTCACTATCTGCAAAAATTGCAGAGCTAAAGAAACTTGGAGAAGACATTATAGGTCTTAATGTGGGAGAGCCTGACTTCGCAACCCCTGCCCCAATTATTCAAGCGACAATAGCCGCTCTGAAAGACAATGAGACTCGCTACTCTCTTGTTCAAGGCCTAGATCAACTCCGAGAAGGCATCGCCTACTACTTAAATAAGAAGTATACTTTAAATGCCAATAAAGACCACATCCTCTTAGGTAATGGTTCAAAGCATATTCTCTATCTTATTTTTCAAACACTCTTAAATGATGGCGATGAGGTCATCATTCCATCACCTTACTGGGTAACTTTTCCAGAGTCAGTTAAGTTGGCCGGTGGAGTACCTCGCTTTGTAGAAACAAAGAAGAACTTTCAACTAGATCTAAAGACGATTGAAGAGGCCATCACCAAGAAAACAAAGGCCATACTTATAAATACTCCCAATAATCCTACAGGAGCTGTTTACAATGCAGAAGATTTACAGGGAGTTGTAGATTTAGCAGAGAAGTATGATTTAAAAATTATCTCTGATGAAGCCTATGAAATACTCACTTACAATAAAGTTAAACATGTTAATATATCATCTCTAAGTGAAGTTGCTTTTCAAAGAACGCTAACCGTTCAGTCTTTCTCAAAGAGTTTCTGCATGACAGGCTTTAGAATTGGTTATCTATGTGCAGAAAAATCATTTATTGATGACGTAAATAAACTACAGGGACATCTCTCTGGAAATAACTGTACTTTTGCTCAGTACGGAGCACTTGAGGCCCTTAGATTAGATGCGGGGCTTATTAGAATTTTAACCAAAGAGCTTGAGACTAGAATGAAACTCGCCCATGAGCTCTTCAGTGAATTCTTCCCTATTCAAAAACCAGATGGAGCTTTCTATCTCTTTCCAGATGTTAGTGATTTAATAAAGAAGCTTGGACTAAAAGGAAGTGAAGAACTTTCTCTATATCTTCTTGAGAAGGCAAAGGTTGCAATACTACCAGGGATTGCTTTTGGAATGGAAAATCACCTGAGAATATCTTTTGCTCAAAGCAGAGAAGAAATTATTGAAGCTCACAAGAGAATAAAGGCAATACTATGA
- a CDS encoding chorismate mutase translates to MEFLPLNKWLPNLQKPLVIAGPCSAESHEQMMSTAREIAKIPDVRIFRAGIWKPRTRPNCFEGVGEEGLKWLADVKAETGLLTTTEVANTQHVELALKHGVDILWIGARTTVSPFAVQEIADALKGTNIPVMVKNPVNQDLALWIGALERIAGAGINKIAAIHRGFSTGDTSKYRNLPLWKIPIELKSKFQNLPIICDPSHIAGKRDLIAYVCQKAMDADMEGLMVETHIDPSVALSDAAQQVTPEALHAIIQGLSLRTEFGIDRTFEQELDALRAQVDRVDQEILEALKQRTEIITQIGQAKKEKNIMPLQIQRMDELMKKRIDLGKSLGLTENFVKDIYDTIHSESVRIQSQIVNDFDSKK, encoded by the coding sequence ATGGAATTTTTGCCACTCAATAAATGGTTACCAAATTTACAAAAACCTTTAGTCATCGCAGGTCCATGCTCGGCAGAAAGTCATGAGCAAATGATGAGTACAGCGCGAGAGATTGCAAAAATTCCAGACGTAAGAATATTTAGAGCTGGAATCTGGAAGCCTAGAACAAGGCCTAATTGCTTCGAAGGTGTTGGAGAAGAAGGATTAAAGTGGTTAGCTGATGTGAAAGCAGAAACTGGTCTTCTTACAACCACTGAAGTTGCCAATACTCAACACGTTGAACTTGCCCTAAAGCACGGAGTTGATATTCTCTGGATCGGAGCTCGTACAACAGTATCCCCTTTTGCAGTTCAAGAAATTGCAGATGCACTAAAGGGAACAAATATTCCTGTGATGGTAAAAAACCCAGTCAATCAAGACCTTGCCCTTTGGATTGGGGCCCTTGAAAGAATCGCTGGTGCAGGAATAAATAAAATAGCTGCAATTCACAGAGGTTTCTCAACAGGAGATACTTCAAAATATAGAAATCTTCCTCTTTGGAAGATTCCAATTGAGTTAAAGAGCAAGTTCCAAAACCTTCCTATCATCTGTGATCCAAGTCATATTGCAGGTAAGAGAGACCTCATAGCTTACGTCTGTCAAAAAGCAATGGACGCAGACATGGAAGGCCTCATGGTAGAAACTCATATTGACCCTTCAGTTGCTCTATCTGATGCTGCCCAACAAGTAACACCAGAAGCTTTACATGCAATTATTCAAGGACTTTCACTTAGAACTGAATTTGGTATAGATAGAACATTTGAACAAGAATTAGATGCTCTAAGAGCACAAGTTGATAGAGTTGATCAAGAAATACTTGAAGCGCTAAAACAGAGAACGGAGATTATCACACAAATAGGACAGGCCAAGAAAGAGAAGAATATTATGCCTCTTCAAATTCAGAGAATGGATGAGCTTATGAAGAAGAGAATTGATCTTGGTAAGAGTTTAGGACTAACTGAAAATTTTGTAAAAGATATCTATGACACAATTCACAGTGAAAGTGTTCGTATTCAAAGCCAAATAGTGAACGACTTTGACAGCAAAAAATAG
- a CDS encoding DNA polymerase II: MENTKGFILTSNFIDSTSGVELNFYLSTDRGPTKVVITNFRPVFFIESKHQSINIPKLLERKNVGLKSFTKQSVDALYFSKQSDLYTARDFLAENGIRTFESDIRPNERYLMERFINGDVEIQGEFHERGRLRIFTNPQIKKANYQAKLKVLSFDIETSFGNDLYSIGVHYQLGEGIEFKNVFMVADENKVISDELTYYKGEKEVLLAFKENILEKDPDIIIGWHVIGFDLDFLERKYTQYGIPFYLGRDGEKVKIHQRKSGTYTCSIPGRVVLDGPPTLRGAFYNFENFKLDTVAHELLGANKDISATGTSKVEEIERRFKEDKESLAKYNLMDCTLVSDIFNKTEMIDLCITRSKISGLQLDRIGLSTAAFDHFLLPLIHRKGFVAPNVLDIQRDAHAAGGYVMEPKVGLYENVVVLDFRSLYPSIIKTFKIDPYSRIMSDINPVKTPSGHEFSRSENILPSFITELFEKRLQAKSIGDDHLSMAIKILMNSFYGVMGSPGCRFYHADLPSAITETGQWILLEAIEFFRSLGYEVLYGDTDSVFVQLRQEDIYKIKEKSNELARRANEFLTKKLEVRFGVESHLEMEFEKVFKKLFLPYARGGEGGAKKRYVGLLQTESGDKLYFSGMEFVRSDWTKLAKNFQYTLFEKIFHDEDYENYIKGYVDRLKNGEFDDQLVYRKRLTKSISEYTKSIPPHVKAAKILEEKTGQSKMKSIEYIMTTSGPFPIELEYSNIDYEHYIEKQIKPLVDSVLGIFDKSFDDIICGDQLSFF, translated from the coding sequence ATGGAAAATACCAAAGGCTTTATTCTCACTTCTAACTTTATTGATTCAACCAGTGGCGTAGAATTGAATTTCTATCTTTCAACCGATAGGGGGCCGACAAAAGTTGTGATCACAAACTTTCGTCCTGTTTTCTTTATTGAATCAAAGCATCAATCTATAAATATCCCTAAGCTTTTAGAGAGAAAGAATGTAGGGCTTAAGAGTTTTACAAAGCAAAGCGTAGACGCTCTTTATTTTTCAAAGCAAAGTGATTTGTATACAGCAAGAGACTTTCTCGCAGAGAATGGAATAAGAACTTTTGAATCAGACATAAGGCCTAATGAACGCTACTTAATGGAGAGGTTTATTAACGGTGATGTTGAAATTCAGGGAGAATTCCATGAGCGAGGAAGACTTAGAATTTTTACGAATCCTCAAATAAAGAAAGCCAATTACCAAGCTAAACTTAAAGTTCTCTCTTTTGATATTGAAACGAGTTTTGGAAATGACCTTTATTCTATAGGTGTTCATTATCAGCTCGGAGAAGGAATAGAGTTTAAGAACGTTTTCATGGTTGCTGATGAAAATAAAGTCATCAGTGACGAGCTCACTTACTACAAAGGAGAGAAGGAAGTTCTTCTCGCTTTTAAAGAAAATATTCTCGAAAAAGATCCAGATATTATTATTGGTTGGCATGTCATTGGCTTTGACCTTGATTTTCTCGAAAGAAAGTATACTCAATATGGAATTCCTTTTTATCTTGGAAGAGATGGAGAGAAAGTTAAAATTCATCAGAGAAAGAGTGGAACCTATACTTGTTCTATTCCTGGAAGAGTCGTTTTAGACGGCCCTCCAACCCTTAGAGGAGCTTTCTATAATTTTGAAAATTTCAAACTAGATACAGTTGCTCATGAACTTCTGGGTGCAAATAAAGATATTAGTGCAACAGGTACGAGTAAAGTTGAAGAGATTGAAAGAAGATTTAAAGAAGATAAGGAATCTCTCGCAAAGTATAATCTGATGGATTGTACTCTCGTAAGTGATATTTTTAATAAGACAGAAATGATTGATCTATGTATTACTCGTTCGAAAATTTCTGGATTACAACTTGACCGGATAGGTCTATCTACAGCAGCTTTTGATCATTTCCTTCTTCCTTTGATTCATAGAAAGGGCTTTGTTGCTCCAAATGTTTTAGACATTCAAAGAGACGCTCACGCTGCTGGTGGATATGTGATGGAGCCTAAAGTCGGTCTCTACGAAAATGTTGTGGTTTTAGATTTTAGAAGTCTCTATCCTTCAATTATAAAAACTTTTAAAATTGATCCTTACTCAAGAATTATGAGTGATATTAATCCGGTAAAAACACCTTCGGGTCATGAGTTCTCTCGAAGTGAAAATATACTTCCTAGCTTTATAACAGAGTTATTTGAGAAGAGGTTGCAGGCTAAGTCTATTGGGGATGATCACCTGTCTATGGCCATAAAAATACTAATGAATTCATTCTATGGAGTTATGGGCTCTCCTGGTTGTCGCTTTTATCATGCGGATCTTCCAAGTGCTATTACAGAGACAGGACAGTGGATTCTTTTAGAGGCGATAGAGTTTTTTAGGAGCCTCGGTTATGAAGTCCTATATGGAGATACGGATTCTGTTTTTGTTCAATTAAGGCAAGAAGATATTTATAAGATTAAAGAAAAGTCCAATGAGCTTGCAAGACGTGCAAATGAATTTCTTACCAAGAAGCTAGAGGTAAGGTTTGGTGTAGAGTCTCACCTTGAAATGGAATTTGAAAAAGTTTTTAAGAAGCTATTTCTTCCATATGCTAGAGGAGGAGAGGGAGGGGCCAAAAAGAGGTATGTAGGACTTCTTCAGACAGAAAGTGGGGATAAACTTTATTTTTCTGGAATGGAGTTTGTTCGCTCTGATTGGACAAAACTAGCGAAGAATTTTCAATACACTCTCTTTGAAAAAATCTTTCATGATGAAGATTATGAAAATTATATTAAAGGTTATGTTGATAGACTTAAGAATGGCGAGTTTGATGATCAACTTGTTTATAGGAAGAGATTAACAAAATCTATCTCAGAGTATACTAAGTCAATTCCTCCCCATGTGAAGGCTGCAAAAATTCTTGAAGAAAAGACTGGTCAGAGCAAAATGAAGAGTATTGAATATATTATGACAACATCTGGTCCTTTTCCTATAGAGCTTGAATATTCAAATATTGATTACGAGCACTATATCGAAAAGCAAATAAAACCTCTCGTTGATTCTGTGTTAGGAATTTTTGATAAGAGTTTTGATGATATCATTTGTGGAGATCAATTATCTTTCTTTTGA